One genomic window of Longimicrobiales bacterium includes the following:
- a CDS encoding DoxX family protein yields MVLPYHVANAVSGALFLYYGLACLFANGMVDEFARYGLSRFRRATGALEVLGAVGLAAGYLFPLLSVLSAGGLALLMALGLAVRVKVRDPVVEMLPAVFLLLVNSFIAIQALARTV; encoded by the coding sequence ATGGTCCTACCCTATCACGTCGCCAATGCGGTCTCGGGCGCGCTATTCCTTTACTACGGACTGGCGTGCCTCTTCGCCAACGGCATGGTCGACGAGTTTGCGCGGTATGGCCTGTCACGCTTTCGGCGGGCGACAGGTGCTCTCGAGGTTCTCGGCGCTGTGGGGCTCGCCGCGGGCTACCTCTTCCCACTACTTAGTGTTCTGAGCGCTGGTGGTCTTGCACTTCTAATGGCGCTGGGACTTGCCGTCCGTGTGAAGGTGCGGGATCCGGTCGTGGAAATGCTTCCGGCAGTGTTCTTGCTCCTGGTGAACTCGTTCATTGCTATACAGGCGTTGGCAAGAACCGTCTAG